The proteins below are encoded in one region of Reichenbachiella sp. 5M10:
- the priA gene encoding primosomal protein N', whose amino-acid sequence MSQLELNSGGEGEFEELVTYFADVILPIALPGSYTYRVPRSMTDQIQVGSRVIVQFGKKKIYTGIVSRVHTTAPKVYEAKLLMDCLDSIPSVNAYQLQLFAWMAEYYMCTIGEVLNAGLPSGLKLNSESFIQLNPDFEGAGMSFSDKENKILDALQTSDRLSYEDVADVLGIKMIHPVLKGLMQKGCILLYEQIKDKYKPKTKKIIVIDPRYQKDEKALQGLFEQLEKRPKQLEILLKYLSETRRDEGAGELSSVDKSVLVEAGVSVSSLKTLVAHGVFMEQEVIVSRIDTTRHSDAHEASLSETQEAAYTKILSGFEANKPVLLHGITGSGKTEIYIELIKQALESGGQVLYLLPEIALTTQIVTRLFRVFGSAMGVYHSKYSDNERVEIWNQVNEGKVNLVAGVRSSLFLPFKELSLIIIDEEHESSFKQYDPAPRYHARDTAIWLSHLHQANVLLGTATPSLETYQNALDGKYELVELLERFGTGSLPHFELANILTARKNKRMQGDFTPELVAEIEGALEKKEQVILFQNRRGYSPYLICNDCNHVPKCQSCDVSLTFHMHSNSLICHYCGHKEGVPMVCDACGSTAMKTVGVGTEKIEEDLKLLFPEAHIQRMDQDTTRSKYGYQNIIDRFEKGETDILVGTQMLSKGLDFDKVSLVGVFDYDRIVHFPDFRSHERAFQLITQVSGRAGRKNDQGKVIIQTGEPEGGLLGLILRGDYKGFFQQEILERSNFNYPPFYRMIKVVLKHKDNQMLHRAAHEYVASLHGELGKRRVLGPQTPVIGRIRNLYIDEIFVKIEKKGVSIKKVKELVYKLSIELKKKKEYSSLRLYFDVDPV is encoded by the coding sequence TTGAGCCAACTGGAGCTAAATAGCGGGGGTGAAGGAGAGTTCGAGGAGCTCGTGACTTATTTTGCCGACGTGATTTTGCCGATCGCTTTACCGGGTAGCTATACCTATAGAGTGCCGCGTAGTATGACCGATCAAATACAGGTCGGGAGCCGTGTGATAGTCCAGTTTGGTAAGAAAAAAATATACACAGGTATTGTCTCTCGTGTACATACGACTGCTCCCAAAGTCTATGAGGCCAAATTACTCATGGATTGTTTGGATAGCATACCTTCTGTCAATGCCTATCAATTGCAGTTGTTTGCCTGGATGGCAGAATACTACATGTGTACCATCGGAGAAGTTCTCAATGCAGGACTCCCCAGTGGACTCAAACTCAACAGCGAATCGTTTATTCAGCTCAACCCTGATTTTGAAGGGGCAGGGATGTCATTTTCTGATAAGGAAAACAAGATACTCGATGCACTCCAGACGAGTGATCGCTTGTCCTATGAGGATGTAGCAGATGTCTTAGGGATCAAGATGATTCATCCGGTACTCAAGGGCTTGATGCAAAAGGGGTGTATACTGCTGTATGAGCAAATCAAAGATAAGTACAAGCCCAAGACAAAAAAGATAATCGTCATCGATCCACGCTATCAGAAAGATGAAAAGGCATTGCAGGGGCTATTCGAGCAACTAGAGAAGCGGCCTAAACAGCTGGAGATTTTACTGAAGTACCTTAGCGAAACGCGAAGAGATGAAGGGGCAGGAGAGTTGTCATCTGTGGACAAGTCAGTATTGGTAGAGGCAGGCGTGTCTGTTTCGTCGCTCAAGACCTTGGTGGCCCATGGAGTTTTTATGGAGCAGGAGGTGATTGTCTCGCGTATCGACACTACCCGTCATAGTGATGCGCATGAGGCAAGTTTATCAGAGACACAGGAGGCGGCTTATACCAAAATATTGTCTGGTTTTGAAGCCAATAAACCGGTACTTCTGCATGGCATCACTGGCAGTGGGAAGACGGAGATATATATAGAACTCATCAAACAGGCCCTAGAGAGTGGAGGGCAAGTGTTGTATTTGTTGCCTGAGATTGCACTGACAACTCAAATTGTGACGCGCCTATTTAGGGTTTTTGGATCGGCAATGGGGGTATATCACTCTAAGTATTCGGACAATGAACGGGTGGAAATATGGAATCAAGTCAACGAAGGCAAGGTCAATCTGGTCGCAGGTGTGCGCTCGTCACTATTCTTGCCATTCAAAGAGCTGTCTTTGATCATCATCGATGAAGAGCATGAATCATCGTTCAAACAATACGACCCAGCACCGCGCTATCATGCACGGGATACGGCGATATGGCTTTCGCATTTGCATCAAGCAAATGTACTACTAGGAACAGCAACCCCCTCATTGGAAACCTACCAGAACGCCCTTGATGGTAAGTATGAATTGGTGGAGCTCTTGGAACGGTTTGGCACTGGGAGCCTTCCGCATTTTGAACTTGCCAATATCCTTACTGCTCGTAAGAACAAAAGAATGCAAGGCGACTTTACTCCAGAATTGGTTGCTGAGATAGAAGGAGCATTGGAAAAGAAGGAACAGGTGATTCTATTTCAGAATCGGAGAGGGTATTCTCCATACCTGATTTGCAACGATTGCAACCATGTCCCCAAGTGTCAAAGTTGTGATGTGAGTTTGACCTTTCATATGCATAGCAATAGTTTGATATGTCATTATTGTGGGCACAAGGAAGGAGTACCGATGGTGTGCGATGCGTGCGGTTCTACAGCGATGAAAACGGTGGGGGTAGGTACAGAAAAGATAGAAGAAGACCTGAAGTTGCTGTTTCCCGAAGCCCACATACAGCGGATGGATCAAGATACGACTCGTAGCAAATACGGTTATCAAAACATCATTGATCGATTTGAAAAAGGAGAAACAGATATACTCGTGGGGACGCAGATGCTGAGCAAAGGCTTGGATTTTGACAAGGTATCATTGGTAGGTGTGTTTGATTACGACCGTATCGTCCATTTTCCTGATTTTCGCTCACATGAGCGGGCATTTCAGTTGATCACGCAGGTGAGTGGTCGTGCCGGTCGAAAAAATGATCAAGGCAAGGTGATCATTCAAACAGGAGAGCCAGAAGGGGGCTTGTTAGGCTTGATATTGCGAGGAGATTACAAAGGCTTTTTTCAGCAGGAGATCTTGGAACGCAGCAATTTCAACTACCCGCCGTTTTATCGAATGATCAAAGTAGTACTCAAGCACAAGGACAATCAGATGCTCCATCGAGCAGCGCATGAGTACGTAGCATCGCTACATGGCGAACTAGGCAAGCGTAGAGTGTTGGGACCACAGACACCAG
- the hemL gene encoding glutamate-1-semialdehyde 2,1-aminomutase, producing the protein MEKGKSKSIFAQAQTHIPGGVNSPVRAFRAVGGEPIFMESAEGAYMTDIDGNQFIDLINSWGPMILGHGNGLIAEAVKEAVTKSLSFGTPTSAEVEMADLICSMIPSMDKVRMVNSGTEATMSAIRVARGYTGRDKIVKCEGCYHGHGDSFLIAAGSGAATMGEPDSPGVTKGTAQDTLTAPYNDLTAMSEIVAAHKGQVAAIILEPVAGNMGCVTPVAGYLEGLRKLCDDEGIVLIFDEVMTGFRLAPGGAQELYGVSPDMTTLGKIIGGGMPVGAYGGKEEIMDLVSPKGPVYQAGTLSGNPVAMAAGLAMLHYLDEHRALYAQLEATQNKIVSGFQSNLDKLELNYTINAVGSMFSLFFTDKTVLDFDTAKTSDLDLFGRYFNAMLERGVYLAPSQFETLFLSKAIGDKEIEQIVKANYEALEEIHSVD; encoded by the coding sequence GGAAGAGTAAGAGCATATTCGCACAAGCGCAGACACACATACCAGGAGGAGTCAATTCGCCTGTTAGAGCATTCAGAGCCGTAGGGGGAGAACCCATATTTATGGAGTCTGCAGAAGGAGCTTACATGACAGATATCGATGGCAATCAATTCATTGATTTGATCAACAGCTGGGGGCCTATGATTCTAGGTCATGGCAATGGCTTGATTGCAGAGGCAGTCAAGGAAGCAGTGACCAAGTCTTTGTCGTTTGGGACGCCTACTTCGGCAGAGGTAGAGATGGCAGATCTGATCTGCTCGATGATCCCTTCGATGGACAAGGTACGAATGGTCAATTCTGGAACGGAAGCAACCATGTCAGCCATACGCGTGGCAAGAGGGTATACAGGGCGTGACAAAATCGTCAAGTGTGAAGGATGCTACCATGGGCATGGAGATTCGTTTCTAATTGCGGCAGGGAGTGGAGCTGCGACCATGGGAGAGCCAGATAGCCCGGGAGTGACCAAAGGTACTGCACAAGATACACTCACTGCTCCCTACAATGATCTCACGGCTATGTCTGAGATCGTGGCAGCACACAAGGGGCAAGTAGCTGCGATCATTCTAGAGCCTGTAGCAGGGAATATGGGTTGTGTCACTCCGGTGGCAGGATATCTCGAAGGCTTGCGCAAATTGTGTGACGATGAAGGTATTGTCTTGATATTTGATGAGGTGATGACTGGGTTTCGATTGGCACCAGGAGGAGCGCAAGAATTGTACGGGGTGAGCCCAGACATGACGACTCTGGGTAAAATAATCGGTGGAGGTATGCCAGTAGGTGCCTATGGTGGCAAAGAAGAGATCATGGATTTGGTTTCCCCCAAAGGGCCAGTCTATCAAGCAGGGACCTTGTCTGGCAACCCAGTCGCTATGGCAGCTGGTCTAGCGATGTTGCATTATCTCGATGAGCATCGAGCTCTCTATGCGCAATTGGAGGCCACACAAAATAAAATCGTCAGCGGTTTTCAATCCAATTTGGATAAACTGGAGTTGAACTATACGATCAATGCGGTGGGATCAATGTTTAGTCTTTTCTTTACCGACAAGACAGTTTTGGATTTCGATACGGCCAAGACCAGCGATTTGGACCTTTTTGGGCGGTATTTCAATGCCATGTTGGAGCGTGGAGTATATTTGGCGCCTTCACAGTTCGAAACACTATTTTTGTCCAAAGCGATTGGTGATAAAGAGATAGAGCAGATCGTAAAAGCGAACTACGAAGCACTCGAGGAAATTCATAGCGTCGATTGA